The following proteins are co-located in the Gordonia polyisoprenivorans genome:
- a CDS encoding WS/DGAT/MGAT family O-acyltransferase, translated as MPYMPITESMFLIAETREQPMHVGGLQLFVPREGQSSNELAEEMVERFYACTELHSLFRKRPASPASVMGYTAWSFDEEIDFDYHVRRAALPRPGRVRELLRYVSLHHSALLDRNRPMWEVHVVEGLDDGRVALYTKIHHSLIDGVSALRMLQRTLSTDPDDRNGSAPWDPALYRRSRKPKAPSPSRIPGLSGAMGLAGAALDVGGQLVGMVPATTKIAWTAMTNKDFAAPFRPAPKTILDVPIGSARRFAAQQWPTERLRSVAQQLEITLNDVVIAMCSGALRSYLIDRDALPSSPLIAAVPVSMHLGGPDGKDGNSITAILANMATDQPDPERRLHTLVNSMRESKKVIRGLAPLQALAYGAATIASLAFATIPGFVRYTPPQFNIIISNVPGPSEHMYWNGARLDGVYPVSVAMEGLALNITVTTTAEHVNFGLIGARKELPSLQRLLTHLDTALEELEKVANVTPATTD; from the coding sequence ATGCCGTACATGCCGATCACGGAATCGATGTTTCTCATCGCCGAGACCCGCGAGCAGCCGATGCACGTCGGAGGGCTGCAGCTGTTCGTCCCACGCGAGGGCCAGTCGTCGAACGAGCTGGCCGAGGAGATGGTCGAGCGGTTCTACGCCTGCACCGAGCTGCATTCCTTGTTCCGCAAGCGCCCGGCCAGTCCGGCCAGCGTCATGGGATATACCGCGTGGTCGTTCGACGAGGAGATCGACTTCGACTACCACGTGCGTCGTGCGGCATTGCCCCGGCCCGGCCGCGTCCGCGAACTGCTGCGTTACGTATCGCTACACCACAGCGCGCTGCTCGATCGCAATCGTCCGATGTGGGAGGTGCACGTCGTCGAGGGCCTCGACGACGGCCGCGTCGCTCTCTACACGAAGATCCACCACTCACTCATCGACGGCGTCTCGGCGCTGCGGATGCTGCAACGGACCCTGTCCACCGATCCCGACGACCGCAACGGGTCGGCGCCGTGGGATCCGGCACTCTATCGACGCTCGCGTAAACCCAAGGCGCCGAGCCCCTCCCGTATCCCCGGCCTGTCGGGCGCGATGGGGCTGGCGGGTGCGGCTCTCGACGTCGGCGGACAGCTCGTCGGCATGGTCCCCGCCACCACCAAGATCGCGTGGACGGCGATGACCAACAAGGATTTCGCCGCGCCGTTCCGTCCGGCACCCAAGACGATTCTCGACGTCCCGATCGGTAGTGCACGCCGGTTCGCCGCCCAGCAATGGCCCACCGAGCGCCTGCGGTCGGTCGCCCAGCAGCTGGAGATCACTCTCAACGACGTCGTCATCGCCATGTGCTCGGGTGCGCTGCGGTCCTATCTCATCGACCGCGACGCCCTGCCGTCGTCGCCATTGATCGCTGCGGTTCCGGTCTCGATGCACCTCGGCGGACCCGACGGCAAGGACGGCAACTCCATCACCGCGATCTTGGCGAACATGGCCACCGATCAGCCCGATCCGGAGCGCCGGCTGCACACCCTGGTGAATTCGATGCGCGAGTCGAAGAAGGTGATCCGCGGACTCGCCCCGCTGCAGGCGCTCGCGTACGGCGCCGCGACGATCGCATCGCTGGCGTTCGCCACCATCCCCGGCTTCGTGCGCTACACGCCGCCGCAGTTCAACATCATCATCAGCAATGTGCCGGGTCCGAGCGAGCACATGTACTGGAACGGGGCCCGCCTCGACGGCGTCTATCCGGTGTCGGTGGCCATGGAGGGCCTCGCGCTCAACATCACCGTCACCACGACCGCCGAGCACGTGAACTTCGGCCTGATCGGTGCGCGTAAGGAGTTGCCGAGCCTGCAGCGGCTGCTCACCCATCTCGACACCGCCCTCGAGGAACTCGAGAAGGTCGCGAATGTCACACCCGCCACTACTGACTAG
- a CDS encoding SGNH/GDSL hydrolase family protein has product MRSADNYPSLVARRIGLTLTDASCSGAVVADVVDRAQPGRASRPQIDVLTPDTSLVTVTVGGNNIHYVGRVMAYSCQAVGPVVGVRPEHCNAEPSPPPGAREFARLTDDLVRMLRAIHQRAPRASVLFVDYLPLVDGTQCDLLPLTTEQQAETDAVYRGLNAAIATASKRGDARVVAVSTAGRDHGVCSPDPWLFGYQGPAPYHESPAGKAAIAEMVAESARSTA; this is encoded by the coding sequence ATGCGCTCGGCCGACAACTATCCCAGTCTGGTCGCGCGGCGCATCGGACTCACACTCACCGACGCGAGTTGCTCGGGCGCCGTCGTGGCCGACGTGGTCGACCGCGCCCAACCGGGACGGGCGAGTCGACCACAGATCGACGTGCTCACCCCCGACACCTCGCTGGTGACCGTCACGGTGGGCGGCAACAACATCCACTACGTCGGACGAGTCATGGCCTACAGTTGCCAGGCGGTCGGCCCGGTCGTCGGGGTACGTCCGGAGCACTGCAATGCCGAGCCCTCCCCACCTCCGGGTGCGCGCGAATTCGCCCGTCTCACCGACGATCTGGTTCGCATGCTGCGTGCGATTCACCAACGTGCGCCGCGGGCGTCGGTCCTGTTCGTCGACTATCTCCCGCTCGTCGACGGCACGCAGTGCGACCTGCTGCCCTTGACCACCGAGCAGCAGGCCGAAACCGACGCCGTGTATCGCGGGCTGAACGCCGCCATCGCGACCGCGTCGAAACGCGGTGACGCACGCGTCGTGGCGGTGTCGACGGCCGGGCGAGACCACGGGGTGTGCTCGCCCGACCCGTGGCTCTTCGGATACCAGGGGCCGGCCCCCTATCACGAGAGTCCCGCGGGCAAGGCCGCGATCGCCGAGATGGTGGCCGAATCAGCCCGCAGCACAGCCTGA
- a CDS encoding SanA/YdcF family protein — protein MDLRSAARRAIPVALIVVELVVTIAATWVFVAAHGRVPAPDRVPRGSTVVVFGSLVSDGEPGAYVRGRLDTALDLYRSGAAARIINSGNGSADAGDEPAVMRTYLEQRGVPSGVIVDDPAGFDTADTCRRLHTVYDVERPVLITQDFHVPRAIALCRSLGVDATGVDARCECSVITQARNVIREALLARPRALVTAVTGW, from the coding sequence GTGGATCTGCGGAGCGCGGCCCGGCGTGCGATCCCGGTGGCGCTGATCGTCGTCGAACTCGTCGTCACCATTGCGGCGACGTGGGTGTTCGTCGCCGCCCACGGTCGTGTGCCGGCGCCGGATCGGGTACCGCGAGGCTCGACGGTTGTCGTCTTCGGGTCGCTGGTCTCCGACGGCGAACCCGGTGCCTACGTGCGGGGCCGTCTCGACACCGCGCTGGACCTGTACCGATCCGGTGCGGCTGCTCGGATCATCAACTCCGGCAACGGCTCTGCCGACGCCGGAGACGAGCCCGCGGTGATGCGCACCTATCTCGAACAGCGGGGTGTGCCGTCGGGGGTGATCGTCGACGATCCCGCGGGGTTCGATACCGCGGACACCTGCCGACGCCTGCACACGGTGTACGACGTCGAACGTCCGGTGCTCATCACGCAGGACTTCCACGTTCCGCGCGCAATTGCGTTGTGCCGCAGTCTCGGTGTCGACGCCACCGGGGTGGATGCGCGCTGTGAGTGTTCGGTGATCACGCAGGCGCGCAACGTGATCCGTGAGGCACTGCTCGCGCGGCCGAGGGCATTGGTGACGGCGGTGACGGGATGGTGA